The candidate division KSB1 bacterium genome includes a region encoding these proteins:
- a CDS encoding T9SS type A sorting domain-containing protein has protein sequence MKQTLPTKLALAIAVVSFIMIGAHLNAQEPIGGPYTVDQHTRLLLHFDGNFKNESPMSADAEPHGKYYFIPNTALGLGQCLRLDNGSITDSSYVTVADNDNLDLTGDWTIEGWLNIFTFGDVAGEWRWVPRLIIKPGDDVFWHPNYWVEMWGDNRLFHTGYYCKKYDSFISNSSANNVFAPGRWVHLTFIRDTKNKLIIQMVHDDQKKLIDFQARGYDPALADPPNTTSQDVHIGWAGSKKIASPSNDSWLDGFVDEIRISDVVRNFEIPPAITDVTALPNQPSTVSSYEVQAKILKIGAAGTITEAKLHYNLGAGWLEVPMTAIGENLYKGVIPGQPLGSIIRYYVSAKDNAGYRTTNPASAEAPVNPSYFTFAVFEANTMTLSLDFEEGSGVPKDGSAYKNPVKVVGTPSYSDDAVVGSKSLYLPGDTTRLEIDSPFLSSSEFTLDFWMKPDTLVEYTRMIIRPLTWDNWGAMNYAIRFESNTGIISARFEQQAGGNNAIVLDSLVKVGRWYHVIYEVSKDSAVFQLSDKTGRVIDKKGSKVVSPPITPMAPLRIGNAHNISVAGWEKRTYKGLIDGFKLYNYPAAGLTTGIREKGGVELPKEFALEQNYPNPFNPVTEIIFSVPKTEKVSLVIYDMLGRKVKTLIDKQVQPGVYSVYWDGTDESGVKVATGVYLYRLQARNYSQVRKMVLIK, from the coding sequence ATGAAACAGACGTTACCAACAAAATTAGCTTTAGCGATCGCTGTTGTTAGTTTCATCATGATTGGTGCCCATCTCAACGCTCAAGAGCCGATCGGAGGTCCTTATACTGTGGACCAGCACACACGGTTATTATTGCATTTTGATGGGAATTTCAAGAATGAGTCGCCGATGTCGGCGGATGCGGAGCCGCATGGGAAGTATTATTTCATTCCCAATACGGCGTTGGGGTTAGGGCAATGTTTGCGATTGGACAATGGTTCAATCACGGATTCCTCGTATGTGACGGTTGCCGATAATGACAATTTGGATTTAACGGGTGACTGGACGATCGAGGGTTGGCTCAACATTTTCACCTTTGGGGATGTGGCGGGCGAATGGCGTTGGGTGCCGCGGTTGATCATCAAACCGGGCGATGATGTGTTCTGGCATCCCAACTACTGGGTGGAGATGTGGGGGGACAATCGGTTGTTCCACACGGGCTATTATTGCAAGAAGTATGACAGTTTCATTTCCAACAGTTCGGCCAACAATGTGTTTGCTCCGGGCCGTTGGGTGCATTTGACGTTCATTCGGGATACCAAGAACAAGCTGATCATCCAGATGGTGCATGATGATCAGAAGAAGTTGATTGATTTTCAGGCGCGGGGTTATGATCCAGCGTTGGCTGATCCGCCCAATACCACGTCGCAGGATGTGCATATTGGTTGGGCAGGTTCCAAGAAGATCGCCTCGCCGAGCAATGATTCGTGGTTGGATGGATTTGTGGACGAGATTCGCATCAGCGATGTGGTGCGCAATTTTGAGATACCGCCAGCCATTACCGATGTGACAGCGTTGCCGAATCAGCCGTCGACGGTGAGTTCGTATGAGGTTCAGGCCAAGATTTTGAAGATTGGCGCGGCAGGGACGATCACCGAGGCGAAGCTGCATTACAATTTGGGAGCGGGCTGGTTAGAGGTTCCGATGACGGCGATTGGGGAGAACTTGTATAAGGGAGTGATCCCTGGTCAGCCGTTGGGCAGCATCATTCGTTATTATGTGTCGGCCAAGGACAATGCTGGGTATCGGACCACCAATCCGGCCAGTGCCGAAGCGCCGGTCAATCCCAGCTATTTCACCTTTGCGGTGTTCGAGGCCAACACCATGACGTTGTCGTTGGATTTTGAAGAGGGTTCTGGGGTGCCCAAGGATGGGTCGGCTTACAAGAACCCGGTGAAAGTGGTTGGCACGCCGAGCTATTCCGACGATGCGGTGGTGGGCAGCAAGTCGTTGTATCTGCCAGGCGATACCACCCGTTTGGAGATCGATTCGCCGTTCTTGTCCAGCAGCGAGTTCACGTTGGACTTCTGGATGAAGCCAGATACGCTGGTGGAATACACGCGAATGATCATTCGGCCGCTCACCTGGGATAACTGGGGTGCGATGAATTACGCGATTCGGTTTGAGAGCAACACAGGGATAATCAGTGCTCGGTTTGAGCAGCAGGCGGGTGGCAACAATGCCATTGTGTTGGACAGCCTGGTGAAGGTGGGCCGCTGGTATCACGTGATCTATGAGGTGTCGAAAGACAGTGCGGTGTTCCAGTTGAGCGATAAGACAGGACGGGTGATCGACAAGAAGGGCAGCAAGGTGGTCAGCCCGCCGATCACGCCGATGGCGCCACTCCGCATTGGCAATGCCCATAACATCAGCGTAGCTGGTTGGGAGAAACGGACCTACAAAGGCCTGATCGATGGCTTCAAGCTCTACAACTACCCAGCCGCTGGGTTAACCACCGGCATTCGGGAAAAGGGCGGTGTAGAATTGCCGAAGGAATTCGCTCTTGAGCAAAACTACCCGAACCCATTCAACCCAGTTACAGAGATTATCTTCTCAGTTCCAAAAACCGAAAAGGTAAGCCTAGTGATTTACGATATGCTAGGCCGCAAAGTCAAAACGCTGATCGATAAGCAAGTGCAGCCCGGCGTTTACTCTGTTTATTGGGATGGAACTGACGAAAGCGGTGTCAAAGTGGCTACCGGTGTATATTTGTATCGATTGCAGGCGAGAAATTACTCACAGGTCCGAAAAATGGTGCTGATTAAATAG
- a CDS encoding TonB-dependent receptor, which translates to MVKRTIVCFILLLWSICLFAGNTGKIAGFVKDKETGAPLVGANIIVKGTNLGSTSDMQGNYFIIRVPPGKYDIEARYMGYHTKTITNVAVHVDLTTKVNFELESNVIEFPTLMVTAEQELVQHDITATRRTVSEQEILTTPGMDQTVDIFKLQGGALISSAPQAFNLADGTRLQVRDESVKDVHVRGGRGGEILFMVDGMPVTHPIYGGRSVLDLNVVDVQEMELITGAFNAEYGQAQSGVVNITTRSGGENFNGGIEYKTDRMGVLGEIYDTQYTSFYVGGPEAVTRYLLPKIGINFPGKLNFFISGNTDLTNTPYNNHRTRDQISVLGLKFKEKQDNTGNLNAKLNWGVTDNIEVAFGFHGSWKRWSQFDWMWKNYPDHTATYKRDNGNLNLRINHVLSKSTFYNLNFGYLAVKYRGSLDGKKPSDFWTFYKNGQAYDYETFNRTFNEPPDSFKTSISVPQSDPLTQFYDNRGYENIWRDDDTKTFTFKGDLTSQIHKEHLIKTGIEVKYNDIQYIDIQDGGVKLSNYGEYKYHQYDYFAPPPGPFPEFGQNRWVFNAYPIIGGSYIQDKFEKESLIINAGLRFDWFMPGESVMKKEWKEAWKAATGLEPNWGRFKYKLSPRFGISFPISAEMVVFFSYGHFNQLPELQYFYRDPYSGSFTGNPHLTYEQTILYEFGLTRQLAKDWAIDIKSYTKDISKQVETTYLRAALGLPVYLHDNKGYGRARGLEFELRKRYSKYTSGKLTYTVQWANGYSSSAFENYIRSINDFPLPIRERPLDWDIRHQIIFQGSIDVPQKKQLKLFGLRLPSDWNITVLSRFSTGQPYTPGTTDPVEAQKKENSKISPSTSSTDVKISKSFNIVGMKLSLFADIFNIFNQKNVQIYYGFNVWTGKPYRYGDVISPTTQYYDWYTMYRLMDPRQFSTGRYAKLGMRIDF; encoded by the coding sequence ATGGTGAAAAGAACAATCGTTTGTTTCATTTTATTGCTATGGAGTATCTGCTTGTTTGCAGGGAATACTGGCAAAATTGCTGGGTTCGTCAAAGATAAAGAGACCGGGGCGCCGCTGGTGGGAGCCAACATCATCGTTAAAGGCACGAATCTTGGCTCTACTTCGGATATGCAGGGCAATTACTTCATCATCCGCGTTCCCCCAGGCAAGTACGACATTGAAGCGCGCTATATGGGCTACCATACTAAGACCATCACCAACGTAGCGGTTCATGTGGATTTAACCACCAAGGTCAATTTCGAGTTAGAATCCAACGTGATCGAATTTCCAACGCTCATGGTGACGGCCGAGCAAGAATTAGTGCAGCACGACATCACTGCAACCCGTCGCACCGTGTCGGAACAAGAGATTCTTACTACGCCTGGAATGGACCAGACCGTAGATATTTTTAAATTGCAAGGGGGCGCTCTCATTTCTTCAGCGCCACAAGCATTTAATCTGGCCGATGGAACCCGTTTGCAGGTCCGAGATGAAAGCGTGAAAGACGTCCATGTGCGCGGCGGACGAGGCGGAGAAATTTTGTTCATGGTCGATGGGATGCCAGTGACCCATCCCATTTATGGCGGCCGAAGCGTGCTCGATCTGAACGTCGTGGATGTGCAGGAGATGGAGCTTATCACTGGCGCGTTCAACGCAGAATATGGACAGGCTCAATCCGGGGTGGTCAATATCACCACGCGTTCTGGCGGCGAAAACTTCAATGGTGGAATTGAGTACAAAACCGATCGCATGGGCGTGCTTGGAGAAATCTATGATACCCAATATACTTCGTTCTATGTGGGGGGACCAGAAGCTGTTACCCGATATTTGCTCCCCAAAATCGGGATCAATTTTCCAGGAAAACTGAACTTCTTTATTTCTGGCAATACCGACTTGACCAATACCCCTTACAATAACCATCGCACCCGCGATCAGATTTCCGTGTTAGGGCTCAAATTTAAAGAAAAGCAAGATAATACCGGCAATCTGAACGCCAAATTGAACTGGGGGGTAACTGACAATATCGAAGTGGCCTTCGGATTTCATGGATCATGGAAACGCTGGAGCCAATTCGATTGGATGTGGAAAAATTATCCCGATCACACCGCTACTTACAAGCGGGATAATGGCAATTTGAACCTACGAATCAACCATGTATTATCGAAATCGACTTTCTATAATTTAAATTTTGGCTACCTGGCAGTAAAGTATCGGGGCTCGTTAGACGGAAAAAAACCATCTGATTTCTGGACATTTTATAAGAATGGCCAAGCGTATGATTATGAGACCTTCAACCGAACTTTCAATGAGCCGCCCGATTCGTTCAAGACCAGCATCAGTGTTCCTCAAAGTGACCCATTGACACAGTTCTACGATAACCGCGGTTATGAAAATATTTGGCGAGATGACGATACTAAGACCTTTACTTTCAAAGGCGATCTAACCTCCCAAATCCATAAAGAGCACTTGATCAAAACTGGCATTGAAGTAAAATATAACGACATTCAGTACATCGATATTCAAGATGGTGGGGTGAAACTCTCCAATTATGGCGAGTATAAATATCATCAATACGATTATTTTGCCCCACCGCCAGGACCATTTCCAGAATTCGGGCAGAACCGATGGGTGTTCAATGCCTATCCGATCATCGGCGGCAGCTACATTCAGGATAAATTCGAGAAAGAGAGCCTGATCATTAATGCTGGTTTGCGGTTCGATTGGTTTATGCCCGGCGAATCGGTGATGAAAAAGGAATGGAAAGAGGCTTGGAAGGCCGCTACTGGGCTGGAGCCGAATTGGGGGCGCTTCAAATATAAACTCAGTCCACGGTTCGGTATTTCCTTCCCCATTTCAGCCGAAATGGTGGTCTTTTTCTCCTATGGACATTTCAATCAATTGCCAGAGCTGCAATATTTCTATCGTGACCCCTATTCTGGTTCGTTCACTGGCAACCCCCATTTAACATATGAGCAGACCATCCTTTACGAATTTGGCCTGACGCGACAATTAGCCAAAGATTGGGCCATCGACATTAAAAGCTATACCAAAGATATTTCGAAACAGGTGGAGACCACTTATCTGCGGGCAGCCTTGGGTCTGCCAGTTTATTTGCATGATAATAAGGGTTATGGTCGCGCGCGGGGACTGGAGTTTGAGCTGCGGAAACGATATTCAAAATATACTTCAGGCAAACTGACCTATACGGTCCAATGGGCAAATGGATATTCCTCTTCAGCCTTCGAGAATTACATCCGCTCCATCAACGATTTCCCGTTGCCCATTCGCGAGCGGCCGCTCGATTGGGACATTCGACATCAGATCATCTTCCAAGGGTCGATCGACGTGCCGCAGAAGAAACAGTTGAAACTTTTCGGGCTGAGATTACCATCGGATTGGAACATCACGGTGTTATCTCGGTTCTCTACTGGACAGCCGTATACTCCTGGGACGACAGACCCAGTTGAAGCGCAGAAAAAGGAAAATTCCAAAATCAGCCCATCAACCAGTAGCACTGATGTGAAGATCAGCAAGTCTTTTAACATCGTCGGAATGAAACTATCCCTTTTTGCGGATATTTTCAACATCTTCAATCAGAAGAACGTGCAAATTTACTATGGCTTTAATGTGTGGACCGGGAAACCGTATCGATACGGGGACGTGATTTCACCGACCACCCAGTATTACGATTGGTATACCATGTACCGTCTCATGGATCCACGCCAATTTTCGACAGGGCGATATGCAAAGCTGGGAATGAGGATTGATTTTTAA
- a CDS encoding PorV/PorQ family protein: MLKKIIFGILLLPTMVLAQYERPGSTDAQFLKIGVSPRGAGMSDAYIAAVEGAEATYYNPAALAWLDGTDFVFNHTKWFAGINHDFVAAAQGFGRLGTFGVSLTALYTDEMKVRTPLQPDGTGETFYSGNFRVGLSYSRFLTNRVTIGGTLSYIRMSLYSDFSADAVAADIAVLYTTDFRGFRFGMKIANFGSEVKYVNESYPLPTNFTFGMCMNAIQMDQNKLLVSFSAMKPNDGQPLGQAGAEYNFNDLLFLRLGYHLNHEVARYSFGSGVHLSIRGIKTWFDYAYSDLNLLGAAHRFGLRLSF; the protein is encoded by the coding sequence ATGCTGAAAAAAATCATATTTGGGATTTTGCTTTTGCCGACTATGGTGCTGGCACAATACGAAAGACCAGGCAGTACTGATGCCCAATTTTTAAAAATCGGTGTAAGCCCGCGTGGCGCTGGGATGAGCGATGCTTATATCGCTGCTGTTGAAGGTGCAGAAGCTACTTATTACAATCCCGCCGCGTTGGCTTGGTTGGATGGAACCGATTTCGTATTCAATCATACCAAGTGGTTCGCTGGCATCAATCACGATTTTGTCGCTGCGGCGCAAGGTTTCGGCCGACTCGGCACTTTTGGTGTTTCGCTCACAGCCCTCTACACGGACGAAATGAAGGTGCGCACACCGCTTCAGCCGGACGGGACTGGGGAAACTTTCTATTCGGGAAATTTCCGCGTAGGCCTCAGTTACTCCCGTTTCCTCACCAATCGAGTAACCATCGGTGGCACACTCAGCTACATTCGGATGTCTCTTTACTCTGACTTTTCGGCTGATGCCGTTGCCGCAGATATCGCCGTGCTCTATACCACGGACTTTCGCGGTTTTCGATTTGGCATGAAGATCGCCAATTTCGGCTCTGAGGTGAAATACGTCAACGAATCCTATCCTTTGCCAACCAATTTCACCTTCGGGATGTGTATGAATGCCATTCAAATGGATCAAAACAAGCTGCTGGTCAGCTTCTCGGCTATGAAACCCAATGATGGACAACCATTAGGACAGGCTGGCGCTGAATATAATTTTAATGATTTGCTATTTCTCCGGCTTGGCTATCATCTCAATCACGAAGTCGCCAGGTACTCGTTCGGCAGCGGCGTTCATCTCTCGATTCGGGGGATCAAGACGTGGTTTGATTATGCTTATAGCGACTTGAACTTGCTGGGCGCGGCGCATCGATTTGGATTGCGACTATCATTTTAG
- a CDS encoding T9SS type A sorting domain-containing protein: MVKHHLNKFWRDILFITMLHAATNGFGQINDYVYFQNFVYHADGKLCTHQPPSVSFVAYLNQDLNKILTDRSPRWRKGADPNITGKGVFGIELGNFIDPAIKVGDTVSVRFTCNATQQQGTLTEVVSSIPWYRFPATLQLVPAAIPESPQNVTLNRTAAGYRCIKWQALPGLNYMVYRRSLADTLLENIPRMLYIRIGEHVVSDSLIDSTASIAEKYGYLVFAVSSNGIWGPPAAEVNEAPVINFGDDLTIGYISRLPKIDYVWGEEVSRTDGWPKVGQIVTWRAHLKNWMMRDLKAVKYQWYLDGAAMVLDSIDLPAGKEVTVDYPWTWTFDRHVIKFVIDPKNEIPEEEEKNNQLSIFTDAIAVGFYVEQSVYEYFRRYQRELRVHSNCWEDWAQRQVSRWNQMFAAAIYPESPNGVLDRIRIDEIVVVPDGALPLAGGSYPTNMPNLNDRTVDLQWGFTAEAVTSGFYANHTSPTDNNPFYFEGSLIHELGHARYLIDLYGFNVHDDRTGKTVAIKENGKLIVGTNYMPMIGSDAVYYCQFQGLMNSNYTYIDRYSAAALNLIAGYRARLGNYNAPGNIGVFMQDLPAQNRLTVMDASGNKLPGASVWIYQATGNAGQWYGKYFDDIPDLKLLADANGQVLLGRCPFSKTGRIEHTYGFSNGVIILRVAHEGKVGYGFLESTLFNLQYWSGHTNLGDYELKINLIPTTDVDQPPLANLPNQFVLNQNYPNPFNSITKITYQLPANSHVSLAIYDVNGQIVEKLIQEDQTAGSYQYEWRASVASGIYFCKLVAKWDQMQFADIKKMVLIK; encoded by the coding sequence ATGGTAAAACATCATCTGAACAAGTTTTGGCGAGATATTCTTTTTATTACAATGCTCCACGCGGCGACGAATGGCTTTGGTCAGATCAACGATTATGTCTATTTCCAAAATTTCGTCTACCACGCGGATGGGAAGCTTTGCACCCATCAACCACCGTCAGTATCTTTCGTGGCATACTTGAACCAAGACCTCAACAAAATTCTCACTGACCGATCGCCGCGCTGGAGAAAAGGGGCTGATCCGAATATCACGGGAAAGGGCGTTTTCGGCATCGAATTAGGCAACTTCATCGATCCTGCCATCAAAGTCGGTGATACAGTTTCGGTGCGTTTCACCTGCAACGCAACTCAGCAACAAGGCACTTTGACTGAAGTGGTTAGCTCGATTCCATGGTATCGATTCCCTGCCACTTTGCAACTCGTTCCAGCGGCAATTCCAGAATCACCACAAAATGTAACACTCAATCGCACAGCAGCAGGATATCGATGTATCAAGTGGCAAGCGCTACCAGGCCTGAACTATATGGTCTATCGGCGCTCGCTGGCGGATACCTTGCTGGAAAATATTCCTCGGATGCTTTACATTCGGATTGGCGAACACGTCGTGAGCGATAGTTTAATCGATTCTACCGCAAGTATTGCAGAGAAATATGGCTATCTCGTTTTTGCAGTCTCGAGCAACGGTATTTGGGGACCTCCTGCGGCTGAGGTCAACGAAGCCCCGGTCATCAACTTCGGGGACGATCTCACCATTGGCTATATCTCTCGTTTGCCCAAGATCGATTATGTCTGGGGCGAAGAAGTTTCTCGAACCGATGGTTGGCCCAAGGTTGGACAGATTGTAACTTGGCGGGCGCATCTCAAAAATTGGATGATGCGCGATTTGAAGGCAGTTAAATACCAATGGTATCTCGATGGCGCAGCCATGGTCTTGGACTCGATCGACCTTCCTGCAGGCAAGGAGGTCACCGTAGATTATCCATGGACATGGACTTTTGATCGGCATGTGATCAAATTTGTCATTGATCCGAAAAATGAAATTCCCGAGGAGGAAGAAAAAAATAATCAGCTTAGCATTTTCACTGATGCGATTGCTGTTGGATTCTATGTGGAACAGAGCGTCTATGAATATTTTCGGCGCTATCAGCGCGAGTTAAGGGTTCATTCCAATTGTTGGGAGGATTGGGCACAGCGTCAGGTGAGCCGCTGGAACCAGATGTTCGCCGCCGCTATCTACCCTGAATCCCCCAATGGGGTACTGGATCGAATCCGCATTGATGAAATTGTTGTGGTCCCGGATGGCGCATTGCCATTGGCAGGTGGCAGTTACCCAACGAATATGCCTAATCTCAACGACCGCACGGTGGATCTGCAATGGGGGTTCACTGCAGAAGCAGTTACCAGTGGCTTTTACGCAAATCATACCAGCCCCACCGATAATAATCCCTTTTATTTCGAGGGCTCGCTAATCCACGAATTGGGGCACGCCCGCTACCTAATCGACCTGTATGGTTTTAATGTCCATGACGATCGGACTGGCAAAACCGTCGCAATTAAGGAAAATGGCAAGCTGATCGTCGGTACGAATTACATGCCCATGATCGGCAGTGACGCAGTTTATTATTGTCAATTCCAAGGCCTGATGAACAGCAATTATACCTACATAGATCGCTACAGCGCCGCCGCGCTCAATCTCATCGCTGGCTATCGGGCACGACTGGGTAATTATAATGCCCCAGGCAATATTGGGGTGTTCATGCAGGACCTCCCCGCTCAGAATCGACTGACTGTTATGGACGCCTCGGGCAATAAACTCCCGGGCGCTTCGGTATGGATCTATCAAGCGACCGGGAACGCTGGCCAGTGGTATGGCAAATATTTTGATGACATCCCTGATCTGAAATTGCTGGCGGATGCCAATGGGCAGGTGCTATTAGGTCGCTGTCCTTTCAGCAAAACTGGCCGCATTGAGCATACCTACGGTTTTTCCAACGGCGTGATTATCCTCCGCGTCGCTCACGAAGGGAAAGTCGGCTATGGTTTTCTTGAATCTACGTTGTTCAATCTGCAATATTGGAGCGGACACACCAACCTTGGTGATTATGAGCTCAAAATCAATCTGATTCCGACGACTGATGTCGACCAACCGCCCCTTGCAAACCTACCCAACCAATTTGTACTGAATCAGAATTACCCGAATCCATTCAATAGCATCACTAAAATTACTTATCAGTTGCCAGCAAACAGTCATGTCAGTCTCGCCATTTATGATGTCAATGGCCAAATAGTAGAGAAATTGATTCAAGAAGATCAGACTGCAGGAAGCTATCAATATGAATGGCGGGCTTCAGTTGCCAGTGGCATTTACTTCTGCAAATTGGTGGCAAAATGGGATCAAATGCAATTTGCTGATATCAAAAAGATGGTTTTAATCAAATGA
- a CDS encoding trehalase family glycosidase, translating to MGSNNIGLITLPSSFPKGNYTPHGYIDNPYHSMVFNRSGVIRSVPPLGFGWWRRNFNGSYGGGDRDHINYLCFLLLSVSCGGKSFVTTDDFSQAGIDLVSKYHSKHVISYDWQFQEIDFSLKYFLATEHSLVCLVELRNFGATEQEVFIHATHLYGLWETRWWGSDGLASRYAPGIDAGISKIWAYGDIFALGSNKRAIAHKATGSSDQWKEWLRNNDLSTIEKTTVHGSGPLYMVQSYHFQIPAKEYTSAIIVLSRGANENNAVQELRTTLERGLNILTNQLAEDESFWSKCPVLEGDWPDTWRHGWVYDWETLRMNVRQPIGIYEHPWDAMQIHSPRAVLGETSLDMMTLSYADGELAKQVFYGTFADAPMPNVPCSREDGSMNMISADGSECGTAPMWGYPFHTIKSIYAMNQDRAWIKKLYPFLKAYIEWWLKNRTDPEGWLHCNNSWESGQDGSQRFLIARGDEGAVVNFVRTVDVEAAMAEAMANMALFAEIAGQSADIPYWKKLAQQRLERTRSMFVDGWFRDFDARVNQPIILDNYFDVMMLAPLTCHVATQEQIEAIRPMFAYFRANPQPWLEWPPLVFTFCEAAWFARMQKIAAEVVADIADRTYLRTDSRSVLHEDKNMPFSYRIPGVANEFWPVAEIPAGGENYGWGATLPMNIIRNIIGFRETENISETEFYLAPAIPERLFKPGKRYTIKKLNYQGIQISLSYTIKNSDRMEIELAYRASRSVGLTIVNARGMVISKQAEKNEAHSIAFDGKNEEVYRIRFE from the coding sequence ATGGGCTCTAACAACATTGGGTTGATCACTCTACCATCGTCTTTTCCCAAAGGAAATTACACTCCGCACGGCTATATCGATAATCCCTATCACTCCATGGTGTTCAATCGCAGTGGGGTGATTCGATCGGTCCCGCCATTGGGATTCGGGTGGTGGCGCCGCAACTTCAATGGCAGCTATGGTGGCGGCGATCGCGATCATATCAATTATCTCTGCTTTTTGTTGCTCAGTGTCTCGTGCGGAGGGAAATCATTTGTTACAACCGATGACTTTTCTCAGGCTGGCATTGACTTGGTGTCAAAATATCATAGCAAACATGTGATCAGTTATGACTGGCAATTTCAAGAAATTGATTTCAGCTTGAAATATTTTTTAGCTACAGAACACTCACTGGTCTGCTTGGTCGAGCTTCGGAATTTTGGCGCCACTGAGCAAGAAGTTTTCATTCATGCCACGCATCTCTATGGGTTGTGGGAAACTCGCTGGTGGGGCAGCGATGGATTGGCCAGCAGATACGCCCCAGGTATTGACGCTGGCATCAGCAAGATCTGGGCATATGGGGATATTTTTGCGCTCGGTTCGAATAAAAGAGCTATTGCCCATAAAGCGACGGGATCGTCAGACCAATGGAAAGAATGGCTGAGAAACAATGATCTGAGCACTATCGAGAAAACCACCGTGCATGGCAGCGGGCCATTATATATGGTTCAAAGTTATCATTTTCAAATCCCAGCAAAAGAATACACCTCGGCGATCATTGTGCTAAGTCGCGGGGCTAACGAAAATAATGCAGTCCAAGAATTGCGAACAACCCTTGAGCGCGGATTGAATATTTTAACAAACCAATTGGCTGAAGATGAGTCGTTCTGGTCAAAATGTCCAGTATTGGAAGGGGATTGGCCTGATACCTGGCGACACGGCTGGGTATATGACTGGGAAACCCTGCGAATGAATGTCAGACAGCCGATAGGGATTTATGAGCATCCTTGGGATGCCATGCAAATCCATTCGCCGCGCGCGGTTTTAGGGGAGACGAGCCTTGACATGATGACCCTGAGCTATGCCGATGGAGAGTTGGCAAAACAAGTTTTTTATGGTACTTTTGCTGATGCGCCAATGCCGAATGTCCCTTGTTCGCGAGAGGATGGGAGCATGAATATGATCTCCGCTGATGGCTCGGAGTGCGGCACTGCACCGATGTGGGGCTATCCATTTCATACCATTAAATCGATTTATGCCATGAACCAAGACAGGGCGTGGATCAAAAAGCTCTATCCATTCTTGAAAGCTTACATTGAATGGTGGTTGAAAAACAGGACGGATCCAGAAGGATGGTTGCATTGTAACAATAGCTGGGAATCGGGGCAGGATGGCTCGCAGCGTTTTTTGATTGCCCGAGGTGATGAGGGCGCGGTAGTGAATTTCGTCCGCACTGTAGATGTTGAGGCCGCTATGGCAGAGGCAATGGCCAATATGGCGCTGTTTGCGGAGATCGCTGGTCAAAGCGCCGATATCCCCTATTGGAAGAAATTGGCTCAGCAGCGTCTCGAGCGGACCCGATCGATGTTCGTGGATGGTTGGTTCCGCGATTTCGATGCGCGAGTGAATCAACCGATCATATTGGATAATTATTTTGACGTCATGATGCTGGCGCCGCTTACGTGCCACGTGGCCACCCAAGAGCAAATTGAGGCCATTAGACCGATGTTTGCGTATTTTCGTGCCAATCCTCAACCTTGGCTGGAGTGGCCGCCATTGGTTTTTACCTTTTGTGAAGCTGCCTGGTTCGCCAGAATGCAAAAAATCGCGGCTGAGGTTGTGGCAGACATCGCTGATCGCACCTATCTTCGCACCGATAGTCGCTCCGTTTTGCATGAAGACAAAAATATGCCTTTTTCCTATCGCATTCCTGGCGTTGCCAATGAATTCTGGCCAGTGGCTGAAATCCCAGCAGGTGGAGAAAACTACGGCTGGGGAGCTACGCTCCCTATGAATATCATTCGCAATATCATCGGCTTCCGCGAGACGGAGAATATTTCGGAGACGGAGTTTTATCTTGCCCCAGCAATCCCTGAACGTCTCTTCAAACCAGGAAAGCGATACACAATAAAAAAGTTGAATTATCAAGGCATACAAATCTCTCTCAGTTACACCATCAAAAACTCGGATCGGATGGAAATCGAGCTGGCCTACCGCGCATCAAGATCAGTTGGTCTAACGATTGTGAATGCCAGAGGTATGGTCATCTCAAAACAGGCTGAGAAAAATGAGGCTCATTCAATTGCCTTTGATGGAAAGAATGAGGAGGTTTACAGAATTAGATTTGAATGA